Within Metabacillus sp. KUDC1714, the genomic segment TATTTTTTGTTAGGTCATTTATTGACGAAGAGTTTAAGCGATATTCTGGTTTTAGTGATGTTAATACACCAGAAAGTAAAAAAGTCATTAAAAGGACAATGAAGCCTAGAACGATCCCTTTTTTTATGCTTGTCCCATTTAAAGTGACGATCAAATTACGACTAGTATTAGAACGCTTCATTTACATTAATCCTCCTTAAGCTTGTCTACTAATTTGTATGAACAAGAATAAGGAAGTAGAACCTTCTGTATGAAGGAAGAGTCGAACTCTGAAAATTCATCAGCAAAATTCGACTATTCCAATTAAGTATTTTAGGTTTTACATTATTGCAGACATGTTAGAGTGAAGATTATAAACCGTTTTACATTTTCATTTGTGGCTCAAATGGCATATTCGTTATTTTAGTGAGTATATGCTCCTGAATTACCTTGGTCGACCTGTTGGTGAAGAGCAGTATTTAATCCACTTGCAATAACATTTGCCATATCATCAATAAACGTATCAACCTCTTTTGGTGTAACCATTAAGTTATGGCCTAACGGTGAAAGTACCTCATGGATAAATTTACGCTTTTCATCATCCTCAAGCCCACCAACAACCCCTAAAAATTGTTTACGCTGCTCTTCACTAGGCATATCCTCATCTGTCAAAACACGTTTCTCCCCAAAACTCATTCCAGCTGGAGTAAGTGACCTAGAAGGTTTATCACCTTCTTTTATTTCTCTACCAAAGTGTTTTAAAATAAAATCTATCGTGTCACTCGTGATAGATACAGCATCGACAACTGTCGGTATCCCAATCGCAATAACCGGAATCCCAAAAGTTTCTTGACTTAAAGCTTTTCTCTTATTTCCGACTCCTGAACCTGGGTGGATTCCAGTGTCCGAAATTTGTATCGTAGTATTAACACGTTCGAGTGAACGCGCTGCTAATGCATCAATCGCAATTACGAAATCTGGCTTCGACTGTTCGATCACACCAGAAATAATATCGCTTGTTTCAATACCTGTAATTCCCATAACACCTGGTGCAATTGCACTAACTGGTCGGAACCCTTCTTCAACATTTTCAGGTTGCAATTTAAATAGATGCCTTGTAATTAATAAATTCTCAACTGCAAGTGGACCTAAGGCATCAGGAGTAACATTCCAGTTTCCTAATCCAACAACTAAACAACTTGCATCCTTTGGAATATTCAAATCAGTTAAAAACTGACTAAAATGTTTTGCAAAGACATCAACAACAATTTCTTGCAACTCTGAATCCTTTTGGCGAATCCCTTGAGTTTCTAAGGTAAGATATCTCCCTGGCTTTTTACCAACGATTTTTGATCCTTCATCCTTTATTTCTAAAAAAGAAATACCTATACCCTCTTCTTCCCATTCTTTCACAATCACACCAGCTATGTTACTTGAATCTTCAGTTGATTTACCCTTTGTTACTGTTTCAATCGCCATTGCTCTTGCTTCAACAGCTAAATCCGTCCGTACGGAATATTTACTTAAGTCTAAAGACTTTCCCATAAAAATACCTCCCAATTTGTTCCTACTAATTATGTTTGCCATTTATTCAAGGAAACATTCTTTAGAACTCTTTTTTGTAGGAAACCGAAAAACTTAAAGAGAGATTGTATGAAAATTCTAATTATAGATAGCATTTAGCGATAAAATGTATGCAAATGAAAAATATTTGAATAAATACATCGTTTCAATGGATTTTCCTTTACATTAGTATTGCAAAATGAGTGGTCGTTTGATAGAATATCTTTTGTTCATGTAAAGGAAATGGTCGAGTAAAATAGATCTCGAT encodes:
- the gpr gene encoding GPR endopeptidase → MGKSLDLSKYSVRTDLAVEARAMAIETVTKGKSTEDSSNIAGVIVKEWEEEGIGISFLEIKDEGSKIVGKKPGRYLTLETQGIRQKDSELQEIVVDVFAKHFSQFLTDLNIPKDASCLVVGLGNWNVTPDALGPLAVENLLITRHLFKLQPENVEEGFRPVSAIAPGVMGITGIETSDIISGVIEQSKPDFVIAIDALAARSLERVNTTIQISDTGIHPGSGVGNKRKALSQETFGIPVIAIGIPTVVDAVSITSDTIDFILKHFGREIKEGDKPSRSLTPAGMSFGEKRVLTDEDMPSEEQRKQFLGVVGGLEDDEKRKFIHEVLSPLGHNLMVTPKEVDTFIDDMANVIASGLNTALHQQVDQGNSGAYTH